The following nucleotide sequence is from Leopardus geoffroyi isolate Oge1 chromosome D4, O.geoffroyi_Oge1_pat1.0, whole genome shotgun sequence.
TGTTGCACTTGGAGACAGGATTGTCTAGGtcagtgctactcaaagtgtggtctgaggaCCAGCAGCATTGGCATTGCCGGGGAGCTTGTTAGATATACAAATTCTCCAGCCCAAAGTCAGCAACTACTTTGGATTAGGACCCAGGatgctgtgttttaaaaattctccgAGGTGTTTTCATGCACACTCATGTTTGAGGAGCACTGGAGTTGACACACTGCAACCAGGTACAACTCCTCGGATGGCGGGTCACACCCTGGGAGCTGGTGGAATCCCAGGTGATCCAACACTAATTTATCCGTGGCAAGTATTATGGGATGGGAAAATAAGGGACAGACTGATAGTCATGGGGAGTGTGACCTGCTTAAAAAGCTTTGGATACAGGGGAGTATCCCTTTTACCTTCCAGGTCATCAATGGTCTTCTCCAACTTTGCCACAGACCTCTCGGCAAACTCTGCTCGGGTCTCAGCCTGGAAGTTGAGGTAAGACGGGAGAATGACAAAGATTAGGCCTCCCAGATACTTTCACTTAAGTCAACCTCCTCTTCCATCCCTTTTTCCAAAGTCCCTGCCACAGGCTGTCTCTGGAGGGGATGGGGGGCTTGAAGGGACAGTGGGGACTGGAAGGACTCTCACctcttttactttattattatttttaagtttatttatttattttgagacagagagagagagagagagagagcatgtgtgcactcgagtgagcaggggaggggcagagagagagagggggagagagaaaatcccaaccaggctccacgttgtcagtatggagcccgacaccaactgcgagatcgtggcctgagccaaaaatcaagagtcggatgctcaaccgactgagtcaccaggtgccctaAGACTCTCACCTCTTTTAGCTTCTCCTCCAGCAGTTTGATCTCCTCTtcatatttatcttctttggtggAATACTTTTAGGGACATATACACGCCATTAGTAGATCGCCTCCACAAATCCTTCGCTCCACCGAGTCCACAGGCTGCTCCTGATCTTGTCTCCAGGGAacacccagcccctccctgcctgggcccatcgcctccctcccctgcaggaCCCCATCCTCACTGCCCCTCTACCCCCCTCTACCTTGTCCGCTTGGGCTTCCAGGGATTTCAAGTTGTTGGTAACAATTTTCAGCTCTTCCTCTAGGTCCCCACATTTACTGCAGGGGgtgtgtggcagggggagggtgtgAGGGCATAGTGTGGGAGGCAGTGAAGACGGCACAGTTGGGGAagggtggaggagagaagagaagagcaaAGTTGTGAGAGTGACAGTGAGCAGAACTTGAAGGCCCCAGGCTCTTCCCGACCCCCAGCAGGTGAGAGAACAGCCTGAGATCAGGGGAAAGGTGAGCTGAGAGAAGGCACCATTGCCCAGAAAGGTCCAGAGAGGTCACTACCTCCTCCTCTGAGGCCATCAGGGACTTGAGGGCCTGGTCCATGGTTCGgagctcctcctccagctgcctgGCTCGGCTGGGGGCAGCAGTTAGGGGTCAGAGGACAGGACCTGTCCCTATGGCCCCAAGCCTGGGAAACTGCCTCCCACTGTCCAGAGTGCCCCACAGCCACGGGACCAGGCCGAGTTTCACTTGCCGCCCAGGGTACCCTTACCTCTCAGCCACCTCGGCTCTTTCTTCTGAGCGCTCCAGCTCTCCTTCCAGGATCACCAGCTTCCTGGCCACCtgggggatgagggagagaaggagcagagccTGGGTGAGTTACGGGGAGTATCTGGGGTTTGGGGGGGAGAAGAAAGTGGGACAGGGCTGTCACCTCCTCATATTTGCGGTCTGAATCCTCGGCGATGTGCTTGGCCTCCTTCAGCTGCATCTCCTGCAGTTCCATCTTTTCCTCATCCTTCATGGCTCGGTTTTCAATGACCTTCATTCCTCTgaatggcagggagaggggcggAAGTGGTGTCAAGACCAGCAGAGACCGGCTCCCAgaccctccccagcccaccccttGGGAGTCCCCCTGCTCACCTCTCACTCTCATCAGCTGCCTTCTCAGCCTCCTCCAGCTTTTGCAGGGCTGTAGCCAGGCGCTCCTGTGCCCGGTCCAGCTCCTCCTCTACCAGCTGAATGCGGCGGTTCAGGGAGGCCACATCTGCCTCAGCCTGTGGGGTAAAGGCCAGAGGTCAGAGGGGGCTTTGTCTACCTTGaatgaggatcagagaggtttCAGAGGATAGTAAGATTCTTGTTagaaagaatctgtttcctggcTCCCAGACTTTCCACCCGTTCTTCCCCCTAACCAGCTATCTTCGTCTAGGGTCTATTGAGGCCCAAAACATGCATTTCTTAACAGGCTCCACTCCCCTGCTTCAGGGCCTCTTCTAACACGGTGCATAATTAGTCTCCCAATGGTTATCTGCAGGTCTTTCTGTACCCACTGAAAGCAGTATAAGTGCTGGGACCAGGTCAGAGGAGCTGGGATTCCTCCACAGCAAAGCCTGGCCCAGGTAAGAGGGTGGGGACACATCAGGCCAACCAGGCCTCACCATTGCTAAAAATAGCCAATCACAGAGTCAAGATCCCTGATGTCACTGGCTGCCAGTCAGTCTCCCAGTGAGGGGCTCAGGAGGCTAGCCAGGCCTCTATGGGACATCCATGCCTATAAGAAGGGGCTTCTTGCCAAAGGCTGTGTGAGTGACACATACTCATCCCCTGATCTGCAATACAGaggcaaaaccatggaggttTTTTGGGGGATGGTCCATTGAAAATGATACCTTGAGAAAATGAGGTCAGAGCAAGAAGggcccccaaaaagaaaaatgagagaagcagTACAGTTTGGTGTTAAGAGCACGGGCTATGAGTCAGACCATTGTGAGCTACCCTCAGCCATTTAGCActtgtatgaccttgagcaacttACTTAGTTTCTCTAGGCCTCAGATgcctcttttttaactttatttattttgagagaggggtaggggcagagagagagggagagtgaatcccaagctagctctgcactgtcagcgcagagcctgatgtggggttaaaactcacgaaccacaagatcatgacctgagccgaaatcaagagtgggttgctcaatggactgagccatccaggtgcccctcctcctttttaaatCTGAGTTGATGCAAGCAGTTCCTCCTCTGTAGGCTGTTCTGACATAATGACTCAATCAACAGGATCACGTGGGAGGTTTAGAAAACTAAACAGGCTCGCTAGCTCCAGGCTCAATCCACTGAAATGAGATCTCCAGAGCAGGAGCttggaaatctttttaaaaaaaaaaagattttttttttttttttaagcttctaagTGATTCTGATGATAAGCCAAGTTCaggaaatagtaaaataatatgtAGAAAGCACTTGAGCACATTGCCTGCAGAGTCCACACTCCATAAATGTTAGGTTGttcctgtctctccctcagaAACTTATCATAGGGACCATGAGATTTAAgattggaaaggagaaagggcCAGTGTAGGGGAAGaagtgaaagaaggaagggatgggTGGCAGTCCTGGGGGCAGAGTGGGTAGAAAACTGGTCCTGGGAGGTAACCTGCAGCAGGGGAAACACAGCACCATATATAGAAAGTAGTAGCTTGTCCTCCAGGTGCTGGAGGCCACCTAGAGTGACAAAGGCCCTCACGGGCAGGGGGCCAGATGACTCAGTGTGGAAGGATTCTGGGGACAGCACTGGGGGTTGGGAAGAATGACTCTGGGGGACATTAGGGGTCTACTCTAGAGAGAGATGAACTCTATAAAAGGAAAACTCTCTTCGTGATAGTGGAGTGACAAATGATTCTGAAGAGTCTGGGAAGTCCTGGGGTCCTCATCACAGGACTGATATTTGCCATTTTCTGCTTTTCAAGCTCTTTCCAGTTATGGATGCTGCTCTCCAACCACAGGACAGGCACTACTGTCCCCACTGGATAAAtgtgaagagagaaaggagaaactgaggcaccgtgTAAGTGAAGTGCTGTGTTCAAGGTCATACATTAAGTTTGGACAGTGTTTGCTATCAGCTCCTGGCACTGCTTCCCTGCATCCCCAGCTCTgtccctgtcctcccctcccctccagcccccacccagctcctTGGGTTTCCAGTCCTGCCTCCAGCTGCACCGGGCCTTAGTTATTTATAGAGCGTCAGATGCCCAGGGTTGTCTTTGCTAGCAGCTGCAGGTCAGTTCCCTCCCAAGTGCCAGGGCTGATGGAGAACCAAAACCAAGCCTAGAGGTCAGAGAAACCAACCTTGGGGCCgaggggcagggggtgtgggTTGGGGAACATGGATAATGGTCAATATAAACAGTAATGTCATCTCGGATCTCAGATGTTCAGACATGCTTTTTCTAATCCTTCCATAACTCCAACCATAGGCTCATCTTAATCCTCGATAGAAGGCAAgtggggaaattgaggcagagaATGGTTCAAGTACCATATCCAAAGTCATATGGCCATTCTCCAACACCAAGGTGGGGGTTGAGAATGGCAGAAAGCAGAGAAGTCTAGTTAGTGggtgtggggtgggcagagaaatcTGAGTGAACCGGACCTGCTAAGGTGGTTGCCTTGGCATTTGTagccctgtccctctgccctgtgGCCTGGCTTGGTCTCAAGGCTGACAGCTTAATGAGGGTAAATGAGGGGTCATTAGAACCTGAGCTGGGCTCCAGTGCACAGGAGGGCTGCTGGAGCCAGAGGTCAAAGCCAGGGAATTTCTAATGGCCCCCCGGGGGTGTAACTCAAGTCAGGCCCCATCTCTggattcctctccctcctcctgcccaacAGTATCCACAGCTACACCCCACACACGCACATGGAGTTGCAGCCTCTTCTCCCATTTCCATCTAGAGGATTAATAAGATAGATGGTAAATTCTTGTACCACCCGCCCCCCAGGATGACTCACTGCTTGATCACTGTACATTCTAAGAACTGGAACCAAATGGAGTTACAAGGCTGTGTCCTCTAGGGGAAGTGGTAGGTGGTTTTGATTTACCCGCTGCCTTAGATTGTTTGTGCAAGCTTGTCCTAGCCTGGGTTTCTGAGAGGAAACAATTTCTGTCCTGGTGCTGGGGATGTCTAGGTCCCCTCCTTCTTTCATCCCCAGGTCTGGGACCCCTCCCAGTGCACTCTCCCACCCTACCACAGGTCCACACTCACATCGGTGGCCTTCTTCTCAGCCTGCTCCAGTTTCTCCTGGGCGTCCTTCACAGACTCAGAATACTTTTCCACctcatcctctgtccccttcagcTTCTTCTGGAGGGCCTGCTGCTCCTCCTCCAGCTGGGAGAGAGAGGCCTTGGTTAGTCAGGCCAGGGacccaggaaggaggcaggggtgtgtGCGAGGGGGGGTACAAGAAGATATTTAGAGGCTGTCAGGGAGGAAGCAGGATagcagaggagggacagtgtAGTCAGGGCTGTTAAAGGGACCTGGTGAGGGTAGAGAGAAAGCTTCCAGCCCCGAGGAGCTGGGCACATCATTGATGTGCAGGGGGCAGGTGTGGAAACTGGGGGATTGCAGCTCCCCAGGTATGGTGGATGAGAGATTATGTGTGGCTCTGGCTAGGTCCCTGAGGGTACTGTGAAGGtctaccctccctccccccccttcccccccccccccccccccccactggacaCAAGAGCCTGGGACAGCAGGCCTCAGGCTGGGTGCACAGGGCCTACCCCTCCCTcgttggggaggagggggttgcACTGGGTCTGGTGCCCCCACCTGCTTGCAGCGGTCCTCAGCCTGCTTCTTGTCGGCCTCGGCCTGCTCGGCGCGGTCGATGGCATTCTCCTTGTCCAGCTTTAGCATCTGCATCTTCTTCTTGATCGCGTCCATGGCTGCGGTGGGGGGCGGGCCGACGGGCAGACAGTGCGGACTGGACGAACTGGGCGCACGGGTGGCCGGCGAGGAGGACCAAGCGGGACTGGGATGTCCCAGCCGGGCGGGCGCCTAAAAGGCGGGGAGGGACCGGGCGGAGCCGGGGGCCGGGACCCTCCCCCACCGCGGCCCAAACCTTGTAGGGGCAGAAGCACACCCCGGTGAGTGGGGGCGCGGCCGCCCCCTGTGCCCACCCCCTCGGGACCGCCCCCCTCgaggcccctccccccgcccccagccgtcGGAAGGTAAAACAGCTAAGACGGTCGGCTGGAAAAACCCCAGCCCTGCGGAGGGGA
It contains:
- the TPM2 gene encoding tropomyosin beta chain isoform X3, which gives rise to MDAIKKKMQMLKLDKENAIDRAEQAEADKKQAEDRCKQLEEEQQALQKKLKGTEDEVEKYSESVKDAQEKLEQAEKKATDAEADVASLNRRIQLVEEELDRAQERLATALQKLEEAEKAADESERGMKVIENRAMKDEEKMELQEMQLKEAKHIAEDSDRKYEEVARKLVILEGELERSEERAEVAESRARQLEEELRTMDQALKSLMASEEEYSTKEDKYEEEIKLLEEKLKEAETRAEFAERSVAKLEKTIDDLEDEVYAQKMKYKAISEELDNALNDITSL
- the TPM2 gene encoding tropomyosin beta chain isoform X1 produces the protein MDAIKKKMQMLKLDKENAIDRAEQAEADKKQAEDRCKQLEEEQQALQKKLKGTEDEVEKYSESVKDAQEKLEQAEKKATDAEADVASLNRRIQLVEEELDRAQERLATALQKLEEAEKAADESERGMKVIENRAMKDEEKMELQEMQLKEAKHIAEDSDRKYEEVARKLVILEGELERSEERAEVAESKCGDLEEELKIVTNNLKSLEAQADKYSTKEDKYEEEIKLLEEKLKEAETRAEFAERSVAKLEKTIDDLEDEVYAQKMKYKAISEELDNALNDITSL
- the TPM2 gene encoding tropomyosin beta chain isoform X2, with translation MDAIKKKMQMLKLDKENAIDRAEQAEADKKQAEDRCKQLEEEQQALQKKLKGTEDEVEKYSESVKDAQEKLEQAEKKATDAEADVASLNRRIQLVEEELDRAQERLATALQKLEEAEKAADESERGMKVIENRAMKDEEKMELQEMQLKEAKHIAEDSDRKYEEVARKLVILEGELERSEERAEVAESKCGDLEEELKIVTNNLKSLEAQADKYSTKEDKYEEEIKLLEEKLKEAETRAEFAERSVAKLEKTIDDLEETLASAKEENVEIHQTLDQTLLELNNL
- the TPM2 gene encoding tropomyosin beta chain isoform X4, which codes for MDAIKKKMQMLKLDKENAIDRAEQAEADKKQAEDRCKQLEEEQQALQKKLKGTEDEVEKYSESVKDAQEKLEQAEKKATDAEADVASLNRRIQLVEEELDRAQERLATALQKLEEAEKAADESERGMKVIENRAMKDEEKMELQEMQLKEAKHIAEDSDRKYEEVARKLVILEGELERSEERAEVAESRARQLEEELRTMDQALKSLMASEEEYSTKEDKYEEEIKLLEEKLKEAETRAEFAERSVAKLEKTIDDLEETLASAKEENVEIHQTLDQTLLELNNL